In one Gossypium hirsutum isolate 1008001.06 chromosome D09, Gossypium_hirsutum_v2.1, whole genome shotgun sequence genomic region, the following are encoded:
- the LOC107892604 gene encoding dormancy-associated protein homolog 4: protein MGFLQKLWDETLAGPMPESGLGKLRKYDSFSVKRSSPAPDHYHDDYDYENNNNNNNGKMMITRSITILRSNSGFRTMESGSAPGSPLGSSTPATPLSPGTPGGDLKRFMRRKSSAEG from the exons ATGGGGTTCCTGCAAAAACTATGGGACGAAACGCTAGCCGGACCGATGCCGGAAAGCGGCCTCGGAAAATTACGAAAGTACGATTCGTTTTCAGTGAAACGATCATCGCCTGCGCCGGATCATTATCATGATGATTATGATTatgagaataataataataataataatggtaagaTGATGATAACTAGGAGCATTACGATTCTTAGGAGCAACTCTGGTTTTAGAACTATGGAGTCGGGTTCGGCTCCCGGTTCTCCTCTTGGGTCTAGTACTCCTGCGACACCATTGTCAC CAGGGACACCAGGTGGGGATTTAAAGAGGTTCATGAGAAGAAAATCGTCAGCTGAAGGCTGA